Within Claveliimonas bilis, the genomic segment AAATTTTAGATGATACCTTTAATCTTACAAGACGGGAAGTGACAAATGTACCGCTGATCGGACATGTTGCAGCCGGTGAACCTATTCTTGCCCAGGAAAATATTGAGAACTACTTTCCTATCCCGGTGGAAATGCTTCCCAATAACAATACATTTATGCTGACAGTAAAGGGAGAAAGCATGATCAACGCCGGTATTCTGGATGGGGATTACGTTCTTGTAGAGGAACAGCACACTGCTCACAACGGCGATATGGTAGTTGCGCTGATCGAGGATGGCGCGACAGTCAAGACTTTCTATAAAGAAGAAGGTGTGATCCGCCTGCAGCCGGAGAATGATTTCATGGATCCCATCATTGTAAGAGATGTGCAGATCCTGGGGAAAGTGATCGGAGTTTTCCGGTTCTTTGGATAAGGTTACACCATCCTCTTATCCTGATTATTTTTCAAGTTGTATTTTAAAAGACCGCC encodes:
- the lexA gene encoding transcriptional repressor LexA, producing MAQGKISPKQKEILEYIKDQILQRGFPPAVRDICEAVHLKSTSSVHSHLETLEKNGYIRRDPTKPRAIEILDDTFNLTRREVTNVPLIGHVAAGEPILAQENIENYFPIPVEMLPNNNTFMLTVKGESMINAGILDGDYVLVEEQHTAHNGDMVVALIEDGATVKTFYKEEGVIRLQPENDFMDPIIVRDVQILGKVIGVFRFFG